The genomic window tttataaacaattaattcgagacctttcctgaattagggagatagaaAATGGAATCTTGTGAAATAGAATCTTACAGTTTAGAATATGAATGCTCAAAATTAAAATCTGTACTAATATTAGGCACTTTAGCTTCAGAGTCTGCAAGTGCTAGTTTTATGCTTTTTGTCTCATGAGCTAAAGGCTGTTGGATATCTTTTTGAGATCTCCGTTTGCGCTTGGCAGAAAACATTCTAACCTGAGGTTCAAGTTTTTGAGTGGTAGTTACACTCTCCTTAACTTCAAAGTTAACCTGACCATTGGTATTATAAATATCAATTGCCTTATCAAGGTACTTTGAAATAATGTTTTCATCAGCTTCACCTAAATTAAACCTATTATTTAACCCAATGAGTACCTCAAGCTTAGAATTTAGTAAGTCTCTGTTAGAATTACTACTACTTGGTACTGCTGAGATGAAATTATTTGTAACATTATTAGATTCTGATTTAAACACTGATGGAGCATGACCTAATACATTGTTGAAAAAATAAAGACAACAGGCATGTATATGTTTACAAATATTATAGTTTATAACATTATCCAAACAGCTGCATTTAAAACAATGAATGCAAATTTGGCAACTTTTACATTTAAGCTCACAAAGGTCAATGCAACCCTTACCTATTTTTTCAACCAAATAAGTATGATCATTATCATTTGAAGAAATTACACACCACTgcttttcatttttttgttgaacaCAGTCCCTTGAAATGTTTCCACCTAGCCTATGACTATTTCTGATTTTCTGTATTTTTCCAGATACTTTATGCTTTTCTAACTTTATGACCCTCTCAAACATTTTGTCCCGTACCAGATTCATTAATGCATTTATGGTCTTATCCAGACGTTTGCATTTTCTACCTTCCAGGTAAAAATGTTTTATCACTTTATGGAGTGATTCTAAATACATATTCGTATTTATGCCAAGATATTTTCTGTGGCAATAAGCCCACATTTCTAGTCGATTCAAATATGTCCTAGAAAAATACTGGTAAAATTGCAATGTATCAGAATCATTTTGAAGCTGATGAACAAAAGTTTTTAGCTCATTCTGAAAAGCTTCCCCATCTATTTCTTTTTGCAAGacttttaaagtttttaaaacaagAGATCTTTTATTCTTATCTAATATTTTTCCAGAATTTTGTACCCAGTTCTTGTTTATATGCCAGGTACATAACAGTCTATTAGGTACTTCGCTCATAACTGATTTCCATGCATTGTAAAATGCAGGATAGTCATCCGACATAAAAACATTTGCCGACAATAATCCAACACTATCTTTAATACattgaaaaaaatgttgaaaGAGTGTTTCATCAGAtctgtttgaaaaacaaaatgcTGCTGGTACCCCAGAACCATATTCATCAACAATAACAACTGTGTATAATTGAAATCCATACTGGTTTAAACCGTGAGTGCCATCAATGCAGATTTTGTCTTGACCAAATGAAATAAGTGACTTTTTCTGAAATTCTGTCattattattaaaacaaaatcATTTTTATCAAACACTCCCTCATAATCTTCTTCActgtttttataaaataaaactgGGTTGTTTTCCAATAATTGCATGGCTTTGACCCATAATTGTACACTGACTGCATCATTTTTGTGCCTTTTAGTAGTGTATCCAATTGAAAAATCTCGTACAATGTTGTTAAGGTCCTTTTTTTCAATCAAGTGAACTCTCTCCATCTCTCCACTGGGTGCACTTTCTCTAATATCACTGAGTACTCTGCCTATTGGGACCCCTTGAGACAATTTACCTAGAAACAAAACCAATATTATTATCATATTTTAGTAGCTATAAGAGGGACTTCTTGTTTCTAGGTGTTGGATATGGATGCTTCAGAAGTCAATTCACAATattgtcacaatgacgacctctcgtggatttcggctgaactagcTTTGAGCGTATTTTTAATGTCAAACCAAAGAATATAGACCTTATAGGGTACTGCCCTGTAACGTTTCAGCACAGGATTTTGTGCACCAATTGAGTAGGTGCATGTGGCCTGGCAATGAACTACAGTATTTTCAAGGGACAaataaacgtgaccatctgtttCATTCAAACTCTTCGTCTAGGAGAGTATATATTCTTTGGTCAAACGCTGAGCGCACATGCATTTAAAGCAAGTAggttatattaattatttattttacatgttttttttacaaattttatatacaacattGACGCCAACTTTTTTTGAAACGTGAATAGATAATGAATATTACCTATGCATGTGCGCTCAGCGTTTGACATTGAAAACATCCTCAAAGCTAGTTCAGACGAAATACACGAGAGGTTgtcattgtgacttaacatcggAAATCAGTTTAAGTCACATTCTTCCTAAAAATGGCTTACGAGAACACATATTatcatatacatatattataattttcttgttcgtatttatgaatataataataaataaagagGGTTTATTTTTAATGAATCCTTATTTTTCGGCAACTACTTTCACAAACATCTTattatctcattttaaacacttattaaCTTACATTGATTGGTTTCTGAGGCATCGATATATTGACAAGATCAACATCCAATaggtaaaaaaaaaatgaaaataatgtttatttattcaCATGGTATATAATTACTTCATTGCAATAAACAAAACATATATTAGTTTTATATAGTAtctatttttttctataatttacctgCTATTTTAATCCTGTCTGTCTCATCAATTCTTAAACGCCCTAGTTCATTACAATGACCAACATGTACAGGAAAGAAAACAACTGATATGCATTCTTGGTTACTTGTAACAATCATAGTAGATGGACATGTACGTCCAATTTTATTTGTTCCCATAGATTTCGCATTTCTTTTAGGGGTTTCTGTTATCCGTGGAGCTTGAGATCTATGACATATATAATATGTCCTTACACCctcctttaattttttttcactGGTAGACAAAATATAATTTGCTTTCAGTTCTTGTTCTTTTGCAGAACGCCATTTATTGAATTCTGAAAACAATTGAAAAAGGCTGCTATTAATGTATTTGGCTAGACCAAGTTCAAAGAGAAAATGTTGATTACCTAACAGCTTTTAAGTACTTacaaaaaaaatcagaaaaacttTATTACCTTCATTAGTACTGAATGTATATGTTTCAGTTATCAGATGTAAATTATGATAATCTGAGATATGACTACGAAGATGTTTGTATCTGTTGTAAGATTCTTGGCACTCATTGAATGGGCATAACAGGTTCTTACATCTATTATGTAATTTTATATGATcacatatttcattttttgtgTCAAAAATAGATCCGCATGTATGGCATTCATATTTGTCAAGAGAACTTGGGCTTTGGTGTTTCTTTTCATGTATTTTCAAATACTTTTTTGATGCATACAGTTTATCACATCTATCACATTGAAATGTTGTGCCTGGAATACGAAACGTTTTGTGATTCTTGCTGTGATGCTCTTGCAGTTTTCTTTTCGACGGAAAAGTTTTATTGCACTGATGACACTCATATAGCActtctttaaaaataatattatgaaatTGTCTGTAATGTTTATTCAACGCCTTTTGGGAAGAATACGTTTTATTATCACAAGTATTACACTCAAACATTTTACCTAGGACCTGtgagatgttttattttatattattatattcaaAGGTAATAAATTTAGCAATAAGACCAATGTTTATAAGACTACAAGCCAGAAGCCACAGCCATAGAAAAAGCacataaaataaacattaaagatTATGTACTTAGGTATTATAAAACAATGTACACAAATGTACATAAAAGATGAAGGTTATGTTTTATGTTATGAttgcgttttctatgctgtggTTATgatacaagaatctacaggtcgagcaagtctcgtaaatttcacgattgcgagccacgcttcacgcaaccgtgtttgcgtacttgtgtttcgagttgcgtggtcgtgcggagttatatttaccaattcgcgcaatcgtacttgagacgctgtgtcaggtgaggtgtttgaaaatttgtgtaacttgattctgtggttaaacttttgttttatttttttttcgcagaaaatttttagatgaagtaattgtatgatgatatgatgaagataacacagaaaatacaagagggcagcatactttgcaaaacaactgttacaatttgaaatcaacaagttgttgtcttgcaggtaaaaaaagtgactttttaaaaaaattatatcttggaaactaaaaattatttttatttataattgaaacatgtaaaagtatagtactctcaaaaaaatttcagccaaaaatattcatttttgtagagttgactgcaatttttcgacaacagcccttttttacggtgagcagcataacaagtccagtctcatctgaaatcaaagtttcttgtagtttatacctctggctagtgaatgaacaaaggattttttattagatgaggtcatttttgttttataaaaaaaaactactttaaaaatgagaaaaattggggtcaaaaatgtgtttaaacttatgtaaaatcttcaaatttaattttttttaattccttcgttcatattctagccagaggtataaactacaagaaactttttgatttcagatgagactggacttagttatgctgccaacgcaaaaaaaacttaaactctacaaaaatgaatatttttggctgaaactttttttgagattaccttaagtactatacttttacatgttccaattataaataaaaataaattttagttttcgagatatattttttttaaaaagtcactttttttacccacaagacctatgtaaccccttaaaaaaatgtttcgaagaatatgtttgatggccaagatgcatacatatatttagaaggaaagttcctgatttctgtagtataatacataataccaaagaggaagtagccctaagcgccagactccacttgcgatttgtagttgtgaagattgaacacattctttcaaatagaagtcaatctatgattatttagtcacaaatggattgacttgtatttgaaacaatgtgttcaatcttcctgattacaaatcgcaagtggagtgcggcggtaataacaccaaaatattccatataggtccatagaaggtacacagacattgaaaaattcctggaatatccccgaaaacatgttccctgaacatcccaggaaaatcctgtgtcagcattttaaacattacctgaatgtcttattggaacattccatgaatgtccacgaatgttctctggacattcaaaatatattttgtagacattccctggatataccagaaatacagtgatgagcgctctaataaccggcaaaatagcacaaaagatgtattaagtagtgagataaaaagacatgaaactagtcgagctgggaaatttagcgatattaacttatacatttagattgtattgattgtgtaccaccttcagacatatcagacgagtttggaaactaccactgtcacagtgacagttttagttgacatactcctccgatatgtgtaaaggtgggatcaatataacgtaaatttaaaggttaatttcgctaaatttcccagctcgactagtttcatttctttttatctcacaactaaatatgttgcccatattttgccggttattagggcactcatcactgtacatccttgctgatgtgacaatacctcctatctgttttttcatgagttttgtatgagagatggaaaaacatgttttaaggtcacctcctgtgttcatatgtaagttttgacttgttttgtagttcatagatagtttaatttactacaaaacaaatatcatatgaaaacaggaggtgaccctaagacaagtttttagtctctcttacaaaactcatgaaaaaaaacagataggatgtattattacatcactgacgatatgtggccataccaaataatacatccttgataaatataaacatttttattgaacaaaatcttttcatacattttttaatgcaatttactgatattcctaaatattttaaaaaaatgtgtcacatttgctttgtaaacctttcttttgcctttcgtagccacatattccgtttccttcctggttttttgtagaccacttctctcagctgattctaaaaaaaaataaaataaatggtaatttttctatcctttacaattaacaatcagaagaaatattatttacagataatgatatgcataataataataggtttgttttAGCATCAGTTTAAAACAGTTTGAaatcatcagcgaatagtggaccagcgcgagtagaggggatcgcactggtgactgtattatgttcttttaccgaccaactgtttgctgacggtttttgactagtttgactgtttgctagaataaacctaataataatgaatattttgtattttgacaatgacatctgatgtggaagtcaaaacattaataaaattattttttcaagttaactttcacatgcgcgtcttaaaattgtacttttaatacttatatcataaataactattaaaactatcttaagaggaaacagtatcgatcaacaggtagcgaaaaggtgttccaagattgcggctgtaattttgaatattttttcgagatatttggcacacatattcttaatataataaagaatggtggtacagagcccaatttgaaaaatatattaatatgtggaaattactttgtaattaaatacaatataaaaaaacgagcttgtaccgccattaagaagaacaaaaaaatacactttcttcaaatacaacttttttatccgattttgtgttattttggaactactaaaattttttatttcattagtagttccaaaattacacaaaatctaggcatcggataaaaaagtttatttgaagaaagtgtatttttttgttcttcttaatggcggtacaggctcgttttttaaatattgtataattacagagtaatttccacatattaatatatttttcaaattgggctctgtaccgccattctttattattttacgaatacgtgtgccaaatacctcgaaaaaatattcaaaattacagtggcaatcttggaacacgttttggctacctgttgatcgctactgtattaacttaaaacattgtaatttgctaatccagtatattttactctactactactctactagctacctcattttccactgtttctaaagacttgtttacatgggtagagttttgaggagagtagagtagcggtagtactctaccaaaaatggcttgataccattcacatgaggagagtacaagtatagtactgatgctagtatagtgaaaccgatttttgtatttttaaacactcttgattataagtgcaccttaaattcttaattttttgcttaagctcgtttactccaaagcctcCTTTGCCATTCTTtagacgatttcatcctccgcagcttgctgcaaacttttatttctgtagtatacactacctaaattccataaacactggtattcgccgtattatagctctacaagttttaaagtttcatcttcggtgaacttcattttcactatttacacaaaacacaattccagccagaatgacagcgcccccatgtactctcctacctactctattctgccataactgagcgtgttccatgggtagagtgtgcagccgagtagacattttggcagtagtggtggtcatagagtagttactttgccataggttgctagtcactctactttaactccaactatacactctaccagctattctactgtgctgagcatttttacaggtagagttactctactctatcaagtacttgcatcattactctacccgtgtaagcaagtcttaaatctactgaatgaaaatctacttctactcttaatgaaaaatgtctaaaatcatttacccacctagtattattgtagaatttaagacagtccagtgccttataaataatttcaatatgaatattatttcctttaattctcctttgataccactccattttagattttggggaacttatttcattgtgtttatagcccatatttattgaaggaacccaatctggagattgttattatcgattaagtcggctggttttcctattttcctataagattaaaatgttaacatcttcaaaaatcgttactgttgtaattgtaacttaccagatataaaatgattacagcagacaggacaggaaaattttcatttcgctagtaaaacctgtacattgtattgcatttaaccattgttgtctctcagataccttatttagttcagtttaaaagtgaactttatcttgacttcacaattactttgcatttcacacttcaaaacacaacaccaatgaagcatattatctttctaaattaatacttccagagaaaatgttaaattaatctttgtacaacacaaaattacaaagaaatacaactaaaattatctaaaactcatgaagaacagatagaataagatttatcttttacacccagtagccatattgagaatagtatattattatcagtagaaacgattacatttaaatttggtaaatataactccgcacgaccacgcaactcgaaacacaagtacgcaaacacggttgcgtgaagcgtggctcgcaatcgtgaaatttacgagacttgctcgacctgtagattcttgtggtTAAGATGGTTATCCGTTAGACTTAGACAACCAACAACACAGCACTGTCATTACCGACCTTGATATGGATCCAAATGCAAAATTTTTTTCCTACGATGATCCTCTCGtcctggggcctgattctaattcatttcgacagtcgcaatttcatttcgacaccgccatgacagccggaaagtatagcgattcttggggatattaaccttatcatgttgagactgctcagaatttgggttggcgcttcggtttcttggattttgttgatagtctgggaaaattatcgaaaaaataccatttttgggaaaaattatttaccagctattttattgctaaaatcgaatcttaagattgcatatattagtaatatggggtatgacaagtccgcagaaagtgtgttattttatttataaacaaattagcactcctaaatcttctttttttttttcaattagtggtctgtaactcctataatttttcctttgagccaaaaacactcaaataaaaattcaccgtaatttagttctgcacaaagttattttttttccgatttccttcaacaaaaattttactcagaaaatccgagttttcccaaaaaatctgccattttcaattaaaattttagggaagtagctaattatttatcaataattaaataattgaagacatgaaagatttattatagtagattatacagaggggctaaattatggaataaattcatttctttaaaacggacgattttggagcaaaatcccgaaagaggtcgatttttatttttaaattacaattttttggcatatatttcatactagtgacgtcatccatctgagcgtgatgacgtaatcgataattttgttaatgggaataggggtcgtgtggtaggtcatttgaaagggcgtttaattctctattcagtaatataaacattaatatcattaggtatttatacagggttgccaaaaaaattttgaattaaattaattggcgcaaaaagaagaatgtatgtaatttatttaactcaaaatacattgtactgctgtcagaaaatagaaaaaaaggtttatttcacaaataaacatttcttttcgcttaaattaaatcacaaacagcctccctcctacctattggcagtttgaacttttaatttaagctaaaagcaatgtttatttgcaaaataaacatttttttctattttctgacagcaatagaatgtattttgagttaaataaattacatgcattcttcttcttgcgtcaattaatttaattcaaaaatttttttggcctccctgtataaataatgatattaatgtttataatactgaatagagcattgaacgcctttgtaaatgagctacaacacgaacccatattcctatttaaaaaaataattacgtcatcacgctcggatggatgacgtcactagtttgaaatatatgccaagaaatttaatttaaaaataaaaatcgacctgtttcgggatttttctctaaaatcgtccattttagagaaaatgaatttattccataatttagcccctctctgtatatcaggagaccggcgacaatctaaccaatagtttagcaataattaaaatgtaattaaaaaatttcggtcgaaataattaccagaaagattatgatgcaccagaataactatgattttcatataaaaaagcactatacctattcaacgtaccttacaggattgaaattggaccatttgagcggtctcaagaatgttataaagaaacaattttttggcttataaacaaatagaacccctcagaaaatattagattaaattaaattaagttaacgctgttgaaaagagcacggcttctgtgtccttttcgaagaaaaacaaattgaattgcgaggagtgattccaggtataaccggtcaaatttgaccggcatttgcgacagagttataaacaacaggattttaatctttgaaccattagataccttttaattccggtcctctttgtacatacaaattttcatatcttcaagacactcataacaaaaaagatttatgtcactgtcaccaaattatttaattattgataaataattacttccctcaaattttagttgaaaattaaagattttgtttggaaaacccgaattttccgaagaaaatttccgtcgaaggaaattggaataaattatcaatgtgcagaattaaattactgtcaatttttatgtgagtgttttggtttaaagttaaaattttcggagttatagagcaataataaaaaaaagatttcggagtgctaatttgtttataaacaaaatagcacactttctgtggactttgcatagctatattactaatataggaaatcttaagatttgatttcagcatgtccagcaataaaatagctggtaattaattttccttgttttttactaattttcccagattattacctcacatctttcattgagttgatgattcatgttgtggacattctcaattattatatttctaatttaatactattctatctaattcctcaaaacaagcaaatttcaattaaacccagctatattataataccttttgatttagttttccttgcaagaaataaacaaaacacatctaaactaaacctaacctcgcttttggccattcattcatctccgtgtcaaataatttcgacagtcgccatattgaaagcgacttgtttttggtcgaaatttgatttagaatcagggccctgggccctgattctaaatcaaatttcgacactaaacaagtcgctttcaatatggcgatggcgactgtcgaaattatttgacacggagatgaatgaatggccaaaagcgaggttaggtttagtttagatgtgttttgtttatttcttgcaaggaaaa from Diabrotica virgifera virgifera chromosome 5, PGI_DIABVI_V3a includes these protein-coding regions:
- the LOC126884489 gene encoding uncharacterized protein LOC126884489, producing MFECNTCDNKTYSSQKALNKHYRQFHNIIFKEVLYECHQCNKTFPSKRKLQEHHSKNHKTFRIPGTTFQCDRCDKLYASKKYLKIHEKKHQSPSSLDKYECHTCGSIFDTKNEICDHIKLHNRCKNLLCPFNECQESYNRYKHLRSHISDYHNLHLITETYTFSTNEEFNKWRSAKEQELKANYILSTSEKKLKEGVRTYYICHRSQAPRITETPKRNAKSMGTNKIGRTCPSTMIVTSNQECISVVFFPVHVGHCNELGRLRIDETDRIKIAGKLSQGVPIGRVLSDIRESAPSGEMERVHLIEKKDLNNIVRDFSIGYTTKRHKNDAVSVQLWVKAMQLLENNPVLFYKNSEEDYEGVFDKNDFVLIIMTEFQKKSLISFGQDKICIDGTHGLNQYGFQLYTVVIVDEYGSGVPAAFCFSNRSDETLFQHFFQCIKDSVGLLSANVFMSDDYPAFYNAWKSVMSEVPNRLLCTWHINKNWVQNSGKILDKNKRSLVLKTLKVLQKEIDGEAFQNELKTFVHQLQNDSDTLQFYQYFSRTYLNRLEMWAYCHRKYLGINTNMYLESLHKVIKHFYLEGRKCKRLDKTINALMNLVRDKMFERVIKLEKHKVSGKIQKIRNSHRLGGNISRDCVQQKNEKQWCVISSNDNDHTYLVEKIGKGCIDLCELKCKSCQICIHCFKCSCLDNVINYNICKHIHACCLYFFNNVLGHAPSVFKSESNNVTNNFISAVPSSSNSNRDLLNSKLEVLIGLNNRFNLGEADENIISKYLDKAIDIYNTNGQVNFEVKESVTTTQKLEPQVRMFSAKRKRRSQKDIQQPLAHETKSIKLALADSEAKVPNISTDFNFEHSYSKL